From a region of the Verrucomicrobiia bacterium genome:
- a CDS encoding sugar phosphate isomerase/epimerase, with protein MPNSLALQLYSLRHETATNPEAVVRKVPALGFNGVEMAGNYGWSVEQWKRILEETKLQVVGAHVGLETLEKEWDTQTKFQRVIGNNRLVIPSIPKTLQTAEGFSDAARRLNTLGERAKSEGFALLYHNHAYEFLPLAGERCGMDILLAETDPQLLGLEVDTYWVERGGHNSLEYIQRHLSRIGLLHAKEFSHDGRDVPAGQGDIDWKTIIPLVRSRGCPIVVEYEADNAVEAVAASARYLREI; from the coding sequence ATGCCAAACTCACTGGCGCTGCAACTCTACAGCCTGCGCCACGAGACCGCCACGAACCCCGAAGCCGTCGTGCGCAAAGTGCCGGCGCTCGGGTTCAACGGCGTTGAGATGGCCGGCAACTACGGATGGTCGGTAGAGCAGTGGAAGAGAATTCTCGAGGAGACGAAGCTGCAGGTCGTTGGCGCCCATGTGGGCCTGGAGACGCTCGAAAAGGAATGGGACACACAAACGAAGTTTCAGCGCGTCATCGGCAATAACCGCCTCGTGATCCCATCGATTCCCAAGACCTTGCAGACGGCGGAAGGCTTCTCGGACGCGGCCCGACGATTGAACACTCTCGGTGAGCGCGCCAAATCGGAGGGCTTCGCATTGCTTTACCACAATCACGCCTATGAATTCTTGCCGCTCGCAGGCGAACGTTGCGGCATGGATATTCTGCTGGCGGAAACCGACCCGCAACTCCTCGGCTTGGAAGTTGACACGTATTGGGTCGAGCGGGGTGGACACAACAGCCTCGAATACATCCAACGACACCTGTCGCGCATCGGTCTACTTCATGCCAAGGAATTCTCCCATGACGGCCGCGACGTGCCGGCCGGGCAGGGTGACATCGATTGGAAAACGATCATTCCACTGGTTCGTTCTCGTGGCTGTCCGATCGTCGTCGAATACGAAGCGGACAATGCCGTTGAAGCAGTTGCCGCGAGCGCACGATATTTGCGCGAGATTTAA
- the lpxI gene encoding UDP-2,3-diacylglucosamine diphosphatase LpxI (LpxI, functionally equivalent to LpxH, replaces it in LPS biosynthesis in a minority of bacteria.) translates to MEPLGIIAGNGDFPLILARSTRQLGGGRTIAAAFEGETKPEIDGAVDEVEWVKLGQLNKLIEVFTSRGVKRAVMAGGITPSNLFRNLRLDLRMTGVALRLKERNAETIFGAIAAEMAKDGVELIDPRPFLGDSVPKSGVLTRHKPGKEQQEDIEFGLKIGKAVSALDIGQTVVVKKGTVLAVEGFEGTDECIRRGGALAGEKGGAVVVKVSKPQHDFRFDIPCIGEKTIESCRTGKISVFAMEAGRSLLLDKDKLLKAANEIGLSLVAVQSA, encoded by the coding sequence ATGGAGCCACTTGGCATCATTGCAGGAAACGGCGATTTCCCCCTGATCCTGGCCCGCTCGACGCGGCAGCTTGGCGGCGGGCGGACTATCGCGGCGGCGTTTGAGGGGGAAACGAAGCCGGAGATCGACGGGGCGGTTGATGAGGTGGAGTGGGTCAAGCTCGGCCAACTGAACAAGCTGATCGAAGTGTTCACCTCCCGTGGCGTGAAGCGCGCCGTCATGGCGGGTGGCATCACGCCTTCCAACCTTTTCAGGAACCTGCGCCTTGATCTGCGCATGACGGGTGTCGCTTTGAGGCTCAAGGAACGTAATGCCGAGACCATCTTCGGCGCGATTGCCGCGGAGATGGCGAAGGACGGCGTCGAACTCATTGACCCACGCCCATTCCTCGGCGACTCGGTCCCAAAGTCCGGCGTGCTCACCCGTCACAAGCCCGGCAAGGAACAGCAGGAGGACATCGAATTTGGGCTGAAGATCGGCAAAGCAGTCAGCGCGCTCGATATTGGCCAGACCGTTGTCGTCAAAAAAGGCACGGTGCTGGCGGTGGAAGGGTTTGAAGGCACGGACGAATGTATTCGCCGCGGCGGCGCGCTGGCAGGGGAGAAGGGCGGCGCGGTGGTCGTCAAGGTCAGCAAGCCACAACACGATTTTCGGTTCGATATTCCGTGCATTGGGGAAAAGACCATCGAGTCGTGCCGGACTGGAAAGATCTCCGTGTTTGCGATGGAAGCGGGACGAAGCCTGCTGCTTGATAAGGACAAGTTGCTGAAGGCGGCGAATGAAATTGGACTGAGCCTCGTGGCGGTGCAATCCGCATGA
- a CDS encoding Gfo/Idh/MocA family oxidoreductase, producing the protein MSDILKVGVVGVGHLGSQHARIYSELAKRSNGVYSFVGVFDTDNIRVRALTEKVGGGAFESAVELANFADAVSVATPTETHYKVAKVFLERGKHVLVEKPITDSLNEAEELVALARKNKCVFQVGHVERFNPVMRYLNEVLEEARFIEVHRLSPYPGRSTDIGVVLDLMIHDLDVVLSLVKSPLVAVDAVGIPVLSESEDIANVRLKFANGCVANITASRVSAEKMRKIRVFGQTSHGAAYVSLDYMKQEGESYRVAAEDAQESGLLKKLLAGKHASIVSEFGGRKIVREPVPIERDEPLKLELQHFLDAIRFHRDPLVTGEAAKQALEVAMEITEQVRRQ; encoded by the coding sequence ATGAGCGATATTCTCAAAGTCGGCGTGGTCGGTGTCGGGCATCTCGGCTCGCAGCACGCGCGCATCTATTCCGAGTTGGCCAAGCGATCCAACGGCGTATATTCGTTCGTCGGTGTATTTGACACCGACAACATTCGCGTGCGCGCGCTGACGGAAAAAGTTGGCGGCGGCGCGTTCGAGAGCGCGGTGGAACTGGCGAACTTTGCGGACGCGGTCAGCGTGGCGACGCCGACGGAGACGCATTACAAGGTCGCGAAAGTGTTCCTGGAGCGCGGGAAGCATGTGCTCGTGGAGAAGCCGATTACCGACAGCCTCAATGAAGCTGAGGAATTGGTCGCGCTCGCGCGGAAAAACAAATGCGTGTTCCAGGTCGGCCATGTCGAGCGCTTCAACCCGGTCATGCGCTACCTGAACGAAGTGCTGGAAGAAGCGCGCTTCATCGAAGTGCACCGCCTCTCGCCGTACCCGGGCCGCTCGACGGACATCGGTGTCGTGCTCGATTTAATGATTCACGACCTCGACGTGGTGTTGTCGCTGGTGAAATCGCCGCTGGTTGCCGTCGATGCGGTCGGCATCCCCGTGCTCAGCGAGAGCGAAGATATTGCCAATGTGCGATTGAAGTTTGCCAACGGCTGCGTGGCCAACATCACGGCCAGCCGGGTGTCGGCGGAAAAGATGCGGAAGATTCGGGTGTTTGGACAGACTTCACATGGCGCTGCGTACGTGTCGCTCGATTACATGAAGCAGGAGGGCGAGAGTTATCGTGTTGCCGCGGAGGACGCGCAGGAATCCGGTTTGCTGAAGAAACTGCTCGCGGGCAAGCACGCGAGCATTGTCAGCGAATTCGGCGGAAGAAAGATCGTGCGCGAACCGGTCCCCATCGAACGCGACGAGCCGCTCAAACTGGAATTGCAACATTTCCTCGATGCGATCCGCTTCCACCGCGACCCGCTCGTCACCGGCGAAGCCGCCAAACAGGCGCTGGAAGTGGCGATGGAGATCACCGAGCAGGTGCGGCGGCAGTGA
- the lpxB gene encoding lipid-A-disaccharide synthase: MFIAGEASGDAHAAELIKALRSKAPDVVVFGAGGPKMQAAGMELLLDLTEHAVVGLVEVLKNYGKFRRIFWDLVHEAEKRRPDAVVLVDFPGFNLRFAAQMNRRGIKVIYYISPQLWAWHASRAKQIERDVDLMLCIFPFEKDWYAKHAPRLRVEFVGHPFAEKIKAEGRGIEREKKLVLLLPGSREREVAKIWPIMMEVVDRMPTDVKFVAVAVNEQSAAMMKHPRITVDVGKAHEGMRRATLAITASGTATMECAFYGCPMIVVYKVNWLTYLIGRLVVKVNWLGMPNVIAGREIVPEFIQHAAQPERIAAVARELLETDAKRDAMQRDLASVVTSLGGIGASKHAATTITNLLSSAAGV, encoded by the coding sequence ATGTTCATCGCAGGCGAAGCCTCGGGGGACGCGCATGCGGCGGAACTGATCAAGGCGCTGCGGTCGAAGGCTCCGGATGTTGTGGTTTTCGGTGCGGGCGGGCCGAAGATGCAGGCGGCGGGGATGGAGTTGCTGCTGGACCTTACTGAGCATGCGGTGGTTGGGCTGGTCGAGGTGCTGAAGAATTACGGCAAGTTTCGCCGGATCTTCTGGGACCTGGTGCACGAGGCAGAGAAGCGGCGGCCGGACGCGGTGGTGTTGGTGGATTTCCCGGGGTTTAACCTGCGGTTCGCCGCGCAGATGAACCGGCGCGGAATCAAGGTCATCTACTATATCTCGCCGCAGTTATGGGCGTGGCATGCAAGCCGGGCCAAACAGATCGAGCGGGACGTGGACTTGATGCTCTGCATTTTTCCATTCGAGAAGGACTGGTACGCCAAACATGCGCCCAGGTTACGCGTGGAGTTCGTCGGGCATCCGTTTGCGGAGAAGATCAAGGCGGAAGGCAGGGGGATCGAGCGGGAAAAGAAGCTGGTCTTGCTCTTGCCCGGCAGTCGCGAGCGAGAGGTGGCGAAGATTTGGCCGATCATGATGGAGGTCGTGGACCGGATGCCGACGGATGTGAAGTTTGTCGCAGTGGCGGTGAACGAGCAATCGGCGGCGATGATGAAACATCCGCGTATAACCGTGGATGTTGGCAAAGCGCACGAAGGGATGCGGCGCGCGACGCTGGCGATTACCGCCAGCGGAACGGCTACGATGGAATGCGCGTTCTACGGCTGTCCAATGATCGTGGTCTACAAAGTGAACTGGCTGACCTATCTCATCGGGCGCCTGGTCGTGAAGGTCAACTGGCTCGGCATGCCGAACGTGATCGCCGGTCGCGAAATTGTGCCGGAGTTTATCCAGCACGCCGCGCAACCAGAGCGCATCGCCGCCGTGGCGCGTGAACTGTTGGAGACCGATGCGAAGCGAGACGCCATGCAGCGCGATCTCGCTAGCGTTGTGACCAGCCTTGGCGGAATCGGTGCAAGCAAACACGCGGCAACCACCATCACGAACTTGCTTTCGTCCGCAGCCGGTGTCTAA
- a CDS encoding farnesyl diphosphate synthase: MDAALDKLLPPETAAPPTIHKAMRYSIFAGGKRIRPVLCLAACEAVGGKPAIAMPLACAVECIHTYSLIHDDLPSMDDDDLRRGKPTNHKVFGEGIAVLAGDALLTEAFALVAKSNPPKRYPVRALVSDLAMAAGSLRLIAGQVQDLENEERRASLEEVKTTHRNKTAALITTSIRLGAMAGNATPSGLKRLTRYGQDLGVAFQVIDDILDATSTKEIMGKSVRADEKNNKSTFPTVLGLDKSRQYAADLVADAHKQLSVFGKQADPLRAIADFFLTRKN, from the coding sequence GTGGATGCGGCACTCGACAAACTTTTGCCGCCCGAAACCGCCGCGCCGCCCACGATCCACAAGGCGATGCGCTACTCGATTTTTGCGGGTGGGAAACGCATTCGGCCCGTCCTCTGTCTCGCCGCGTGTGAGGCGGTTGGCGGCAAGCCCGCGATCGCCATGCCGCTGGCCTGCGCTGTGGAATGCATCCATACCTACTCGCTCATCCACGACGATCTGCCGAGCATGGACGACGACGATTTGCGTCGCGGCAAACCCACGAACCATAAAGTTTTCGGCGAAGGCATCGCCGTGCTGGCGGGTGACGCTTTGCTGACCGAGGCGTTCGCCTTGGTCGCGAAAAGCAATCCGCCAAAACGCTATCCGGTGCGCGCCTTGGTAAGCGACCTCGCCATGGCTGCCGGCAGCCTGCGACTCATCGCGGGACAGGTCCAAGATCTCGAGAACGAAGAGCGCCGCGCCAGCCTTGAGGAAGTCAAAACCACCCATCGCAATAAAACGGCCGCCCTCATCACCACGTCGATCCGCCTCGGCGCGATGGCCGGCAACGCCACGCCATCCGGGCTCAAACGCCTGACCCGCTACGGCCAAGACCTCGGTGTCGCGTTTCAGGTCATCGACGACATTCTCGACGCGACGAGCACCAAGGAAATCATGGGCAAGAGTGTCCGCGCCGACGAGAAAAACAACAAGTCCACCTTCCCCACCGTCCTCGGCCTCGACAAGTCACGCCAATACGCCGCTGACCTCGTCGCCGACGCCCACAAACAACTTTCCGTCTTCGGCAAGCAAGCCGACCCCCTCCGCGCCATCGCTGATTTCTTCCTAACGCGGAAGAACTGA
- a CDS encoding FmdB family zinc ribbon protein: protein MPTYEYECQKCGHHYELYQSIKDGPKRTCPKCHGRVKRLLGTGAGLIFKGSGFYITDYRKPSYAESAKKDNPAPTTPVTPAAGSTTSAKTSPAKPASAPTKSGETKATKKKD from the coding sequence ATGCCGACCTACGAATACGAATGCCAGAAATGCGGGCATCATTATGAGTTGTACCAGTCGATCAAGGATGGTCCGAAGAGAACCTGCCCGAAGTGTCACGGTCGCGTGAAACGGTTGCTTGGGACGGGAGCCGGGCTGATTTTCAAAGGGTCCGGCTTTTACATTACGGATTATCGAAAGCCGAGTTACGCGGAGAGCGCAAAAAAGGACAACCCCGCGCCGACCACACCTGTCACCCCCGCAGCCGGTTCGACAACCAGCGCGAAGACGAGCCCGGCGAAACCGGCCAGCGCACCCACGAAGTCAGGCGAGACAAAGGCGACGAAGAAGAAGGATTAA
- a CDS encoding zinc ribbon domain-containing protein: MVICQKCGYDNELGRIFCHSCGAKLNLSEIKSPSQGGKDLTKKKKGGAVKALRRVVNIVVLLVVVGTLVLALQVPALRPISTSNEDLTSVDKKRFALDGLNLQKTPLTITISETELNAFVDTLGLQKGEAKGAYIVPSKVQIELGDGFVTAIYLSKIHLAGSFEKQLYLSYSGVPTVEGGHFVFKPTGGLVGSLWIHPWILEKTGIFNRYYSKLFKDLGQEKQMLDSLASVSVTSKQVTLKYSPH, translated from the coding sequence ATGGTCATTTGCCAAAAATGCGGGTACGACAACGAATTGGGCCGCATCTTTTGCCACTCCTGCGGGGCCAAACTCAATCTCAGTGAGATCAAGTCTCCGAGCCAGGGCGGCAAAGATTTGACCAAGAAGAAGAAGGGCGGGGCGGTGAAGGCGCTCCGACGCGTGGTCAACATTGTGGTCCTACTGGTGGTCGTTGGGACGCTCGTTCTCGCGCTACAGGTTCCGGCGTTGCGGCCCATCAGCACGTCGAACGAGGATTTGACCTCCGTTGACAAGAAGCGGTTCGCGTTGGATGGGCTCAACCTGCAGAAAACCCCCCTTACAATCACGATCAGCGAGACGGAGTTGAACGCGTTCGTCGACACCTTGGGCCTGCAAAAGGGCGAAGCGAAGGGCGCGTACATAGTCCCAAGCAAAGTGCAGATCGAGCTTGGCGATGGTTTCGTCACGGCAATTTATCTCAGCAAGATCCATCTGGCGGGCTCATTTGAGAAGCAGCTTTACCTCAGCTACTCGGGGGTGCCGACCGTGGAGGGCGGCCATTTCGTATTCAAACCCACCGGCGGGTTAGTGGGTTCCCTGTGGATCCATCCGTGGATTCTGGAAAAGACGGGTATCTTTAATCGCTATTATTCGAAGCTCTTTAAGGACCTGGGTCAGGAAAAGCAAATGCTCGATTCCCTCGCTTCGGTTTCGGTGACGTCGAAGCAAGTTACGCTGAAGTACTCGCCACACTAG
- a CDS encoding valine--tRNA ligase, which yields MGTAPTEISKAYEPNLVEDKWYADWLAKGCFTPNPASTKPAYSIVMPPPNVTGVLTMGHVLNNTLQDILARRKRMQGFEVLWLPGIDHAGIATQTVVEKTLKKQGVMKHRDDLGREKFVEKVWEWKEKHGGIIIQQLKKLGCSCDWTRERFTMDEAYSRCVLQVFVDLYKKGLIYRGKRMVNWDPSARTALSDEEVIMTETQGHLWHIKYPIVGSDEFIVVATTRPETMLGDEAVAVNPADARYQKLIGKKLLLPLKNKQIPVIADEAVDPKFGTGCVKVTPAHDVADYEMALRHKLPFTVVIGPGGRMTAEAGDDYEDLDRLEAREAVVEALKRESLLLKVEDYTHNVGYSERSNVPIEPYLSEQWFLRYPQVSRSIEALERNTVQFCPERWTKTYMHWMRNIRDWCLSRQLWWGHRIPVWYRGDEIYCGIDVPTGDGWTQDPDVLDTWFSSWLWPFATMGWPDKTKTLEKFYPTTDLVTGPDIIFLWVARMIMAGYEYTDAKPFSNVYFTGIIRDTQGRKMSKSLGNSPDPLDLIAKYGADGLRFGLMLIAPQGQDILFDEKRSEVGRNFMNKLWNAARFIQMQRAANPSARPPNAHDQNILGALANTVSRVAASLDAYKFNEAAKQLYDFVWGDFCDWYIEASKVSPNIAMLDTVFGTTLRLLHPFAPFITEELWHGMGYGSETIQVASWPKADLVDGEIADVMPKVQDLYGIVTAGRQLRSDYGIEPRQKVTFVIKPSRRADFIATEIPFLTQILLAESLTIESDYQTTGLTPSLVTQAATIFMVGAVDPKAELARLTKQLADTEKQLATTEAKLANENFTSRAAPIAVQRERERQQQLREQREKVQALLRALQ from the coding sequence ATGGGCACTGCACCGACAGAAATCTCGAAGGCCTACGAGCCGAACCTGGTTGAGGACAAGTGGTACGCCGACTGGCTGGCGAAGGGTTGCTTCACCCCCAACCCGGCGTCCACGAAGCCGGCCTATTCGATTGTCATGCCGCCGCCCAACGTGACGGGCGTATTGACGATGGGACACGTGCTTAACAACACGCTGCAGGACATCCTCGCCCGCCGCAAACGCATGCAAGGCTTTGAAGTGCTCTGGTTGCCGGGCATTGACCACGCGGGCATTGCAACGCAAACGGTCGTCGAGAAGACGCTGAAGAAACAGGGCGTCATGAAGCACCGCGACGACCTTGGCCGCGAAAAGTTCGTCGAAAAAGTCTGGGAATGGAAAGAGAAGCACGGCGGCATCATCATCCAGCAACTCAAGAAGCTCGGTTGCTCATGCGATTGGACCCGCGAACGCTTCACGATGGACGAAGCCTACTCGCGCTGCGTCCTGCAGGTTTTCGTCGATCTCTACAAGAAGGGCCTGATCTATCGAGGCAAGCGGATGGTCAACTGGGATCCGTCGGCGCGTACCGCCCTTTCCGACGAAGAAGTGATCATGACCGAGACGCAAGGGCACCTCTGGCACATCAAATACCCGATCGTTGGCTCGGATGAATTCATAGTTGTCGCCACCACGCGTCCCGAAACGATGCTTGGCGACGAAGCGGTGGCGGTGAATCCGGCCGATGCACGCTATCAAAAGCTCATCGGCAAGAAGTTGTTGCTGCCGTTAAAGAATAAACAGATTCCCGTCATCGCCGATGAAGCAGTCGATCCGAAATTCGGCACGGGCTGCGTCAAGGTCACGCCCGCGCACGATGTTGCTGATTACGAGATGGCGCTGCGCCACAAATTACCTTTCACCGTCGTTATCGGCCCCGGCGGGAGGATGACCGCGGAAGCGGGCGACGACTACGAAGACCTCGACCGTCTGGAGGCGCGCGAGGCTGTCGTCGAAGCCTTGAAGCGCGAGAGTTTGTTGCTCAAAGTCGAAGACTACACGCACAACGTTGGCTACAGCGAACGCAGCAATGTGCCCATCGAGCCGTACCTGAGCGAACAGTGGTTTCTCAGGTATCCGCAAGTCTCCCGCTCCATCGAGGCACTCGAAAGGAACACTGTACAATTCTGCCCCGAGCGTTGGACTAAGACCTACATGCATTGGATGCGCAACATCAGAGACTGGTGTCTCAGCCGCCAACTTTGGTGGGGCCATCGCATTCCCGTCTGGTATCGCGGCGACGAGATCTACTGCGGCATTGACGTGCCAACGGGCGATGGCTGGACGCAGGACCCCGACGTGCTGGACACATGGTTCAGTTCCTGGCTTTGGCCGTTCGCCACGATGGGGTGGCCCGACAAAACCAAGACATTGGAGAAATTTTACCCCACGACTGATCTCGTCACCGGCCCGGACATTATCTTCCTCTGGGTCGCGCGCATGATCATGGCCGGGTACGAGTACACGGACGCCAAGCCGTTCTCTAACGTCTATTTCACCGGCATCATTCGCGACACGCAGGGCCGCAAGATGTCAAAGTCGCTGGGCAATTCGCCTGACCCACTTGACCTCATCGCGAAGTACGGCGCCGACGGCCTGCGCTTCGGCTTGATGCTTATCGCGCCGCAGGGACAGGATATCTTGTTCGATGAAAAACGCAGCGAAGTTGGCCGCAACTTCATGAACAAACTCTGGAACGCCGCACGCTTCATCCAAATGCAGCGCGCCGCCAATCCATCTGCGCGTCCGCCGAATGCGCACGACCAGAATATCCTGGGAGCGCTCGCGAACACCGTCTCGCGCGTGGCTGCGTCGCTCGATGCATACAAGTTCAACGAGGCAGCGAAGCAGCTCTATGATTTCGTGTGGGGTGATTTCTGCGATTGGTACATCGAGGCCAGCAAAGTCTCCCCCAACATCGCCATGCTCGACACCGTTTTTGGGACAACATTGCGCCTGTTGCATCCCTTCGCACCGTTCATCACCGAAGAGCTTTGGCATGGCATGGGTTACGGCTCGGAAACCATCCAGGTTGCGTCATGGCCGAAGGCCGACTTGGTTGATGGTGAAATCGCCGACGTCATGCCGAAAGTGCAGGATTTATACGGCATCGTGACGGCCGGCCGACAACTGCGCAGTGACTACGGGATTGAGCCTCGCCAGAAGGTTACATTCGTCATCAAACCGAGCCGCCGTGCAGATTTCATTGCGACAGAGATTCCATTTCTGACGCAAATTCTCTTGGCCGAGAGTTTGACCATCGAATCGGATTACCAGACGACGGGTCTGACGCCCAGCCTGGTGACGCAGGCGGCAACGATTTTCATGGTCGGCGCTGTCGATCCCAAAGCCGAGCTTGCGCGTCTCACCAAGCAACTGGCGGACACCGAAAAGCAACTCGCCACAACGGAAGCGAAGTTGGCCAATGAAAATTTTACCAGCCGCGCTGCGCCCATCGCCGTGCAGCGCGAACGCGAGCGACAGCAACAGCTGCGTGAGCAACGGGAAAAAGTCCAGGCGCTGCTGCGCGCTCTTCAGTGA
- a CDS encoding YfhO family protein: MNSRNQLPADPKTKGYTRSRRFPDFLAVGVMLMAVAALYRPWLVLGGTHTLFGFDYLQLHTHRLSYAREALLGPHPFLPAWYSRELLGTPFWSNMQSFPFIPTRLLLLLVDPLQAYALGVNLAAGLAALFTYLYCRRVGLAPLPAATSGWTFAASGFFAARTMAGHLPLLEAYPALPLLLWLIEINLREPSSSRGCNLPLLALSVATGCVVMAGHPQLPIYALATAILYLLYQARDTRALKPLGAMVLGVGLAGFVLWPMFQLVRRSTRLLSLDAPQNDISFPYARLASYLFPWKDGFPDPFSGNPLFAHYPNTAYFWDTVCYVGWLPLLALIFLILRGKGRQRPWPFFIVLGSLALILALPLTQSLRSSIPGTILRSPSRQIYLTTFTLALALGGALDSWLRNPPPKARTWVVGAAFLALVVHAWDLGGHDLRFIRALPAASFRVHSVNETWLTQISNGRIAMDSAIASPLNREIDDIGFFDSVILARPYRALIDLTDKPPTLNIQKLDGSQMSARALAATATKLVVTSQELDDLPRLDAKGTVHVYAVPLAVSRASFLRSSQAVFLNEAKIHERLRDPSVNLTELIMLPPNADKPTPPPPATPDFDGAVTYDRPSSDVIVLKVRTNQAGFLRVLESFDPGWTANVDGAPVPILPADDFALAVRLDPGIHQVRLRYATPGARTGAAISLVSLLLLVPLLVSRRSQPLCG, encoded by the coding sequence GTGAATTCCCGCAACCAACTCCCCGCCGATCCCAAGACGAAAGGTTACACCCGCTCCCGGCGCTTCCCAGACTTCCTCGCCGTCGGCGTGATGCTAATGGCGGTTGCGGCCCTCTACCGCCCATGGCTTGTCTTGGGCGGCACCCACACTCTTTTTGGGTTCGATTACCTTCAGCTTCATACGCACCGCCTGAGCTATGCCCGTGAAGCCCTCCTCGGCCCACACCCGTTCCTGCCGGCGTGGTATTCGCGCGAATTACTGGGCACGCCCTTTTGGTCGAACATGCAGAGCTTCCCTTTTATCCCCACACGTCTATTGCTCCTGCTTGTCGACCCACTGCAGGCGTACGCGCTGGGTGTGAACCTGGCCGCCGGGTTGGCCGCGTTGTTCACGTATTTGTACTGCCGCCGTGTCGGTTTGGCGCCCCTACCTGCGGCAACCAGCGGCTGGACGTTCGCCGCGTCGGGGTTCTTCGCTGCCCGCACCATGGCGGGGCACCTGCCTCTCCTGGAAGCTTACCCCGCGCTACCCTTGTTACTTTGGTTGATTGAGATAAATCTTCGAGAACCATCATCGAGTCGCGGGTGTAATCTTCCCCTTCTGGCTTTAAGCGTCGCCACCGGTTGCGTTGTGATGGCCGGTCATCCACAACTCCCCATCTACGCCCTGGCCACTGCGATCCTTTATCTGCTCTACCAAGCACGCGACACCCGCGCCCTCAAGCCGCTGGGCGCAATGGTTCTGGGCGTCGGATTGGCCGGCTTCGTCCTTTGGCCTATGTTTCAACTCGTCCGCCGTAGCACCCGCTTGCTCTCATTGGACGCGCCACAGAACGACATCTCATTTCCTTACGCACGGCTGGCCAGCTATCTCTTCCCCTGGAAGGATGGATTTCCTGACCCTTTTAGTGGGAACCCACTGTTTGCTCATTATCCCAACACGGCGTATTTCTGGGACACAGTCTGTTACGTCGGTTGGTTGCCGCTCCTCGCGCTGATCTTCCTGATATTGCGGGGTAAAGGACGTCAGCGTCCTTGGCCATTTTTCATCGTGCTGGGGAGTTTGGCCCTAATTCTAGCCTTACCTCTTACGCAATCCCTCCGTTCGTCGATTCCCGGTACCATCCTGCGCAGTCCATCGCGCCAGATCTACCTGACAACCTTCACATTGGCTCTGGCCTTGGGCGGAGCCCTGGATTCTTGGTTACGCAATCCGCCGCCAAAGGCGCGCACGTGGGTTGTGGGAGCGGCCTTCCTGGCGCTGGTCGTGCATGCCTGGGATCTCGGGGGACATGATCTGCGTTTCATTCGCGCGCTCCCAGCGGCCAGCTTTCGCGTTCACAGTGTCAATGAGACTTGGCTCACCCAAATCAGTAATGGGCGGATCGCCATGGACTCCGCCATTGCCTCGCCGCTGAATCGCGAGATTGACGATATCGGCTTCTTTGACTCCGTCATCCTCGCCCGGCCCTACCGGGCACTGATCGACCTGACCGACAAGCCTCCCACCTTGAATATCCAAAAACTTGATGGCTCGCAGATGAGCGCCCGCGCACTCGCTGCCACCGCAACGAAATTGGTCGTCACATCCCAAGAACTGGACGATTTGCCCCGCCTTGACGCCAAGGGTACCGTGCACGTTTACGCAGTTCCCCTCGCGGTGTCCCGCGCGTCGTTTCTCCGATCTTCGCAGGCCGTTTTCCTGAATGAGGCGAAGATTCACGAACGACTGCGAGATCCAAGTGTCAACCTGACCGAATTGATAATGCTTCCCCCAAACGCGGACAAGCCCACGCCGCCGCCTCCTGCTACTCCTGATTTCGACGGGGCGGTCACCTACGACCGTCCTTCAAGTGATGTCATCGTGTTGAAAGTTCGAACCAACCAGGCTGGTTTCCTTCGCGTGCTCGAGTCTTTCGATCCCGGCTGGACTGCCAACGTGGACGGAGCGCCGGTTCCGATCCTTCCCGCCGACGATTTTGCCCTCGCCGTCCGCTTGGATCCCGGTATCCACCAGGTACGCCTGCGATACGCCACCCCTGGCGCAAGGACTGGAGCCGCTATCTCCCTAGTCAGCCTGCTCTTGCTGGTTCCGCTGCTTGTCTCCCGCCGTTCCCAACCTCTCTGTGGTTGA